Proteins from a genomic interval of Harpia harpyja isolate bHarHar1 chromosome 9, bHarHar1 primary haplotype, whole genome shotgun sequence:
- the LOC128146324 gene encoding chymotrypsinogen 2-like isoform X1, with the protein MALLWLLSCLALAGSARATLSLDSCGVPAIAPVIPGYSRIVNGEPAVPGSWPWQVSLQRYDGFHFCGGSLISEYWVVTAAHCGVRTTDTVVVGAYDQASPSPDEQKLTIEKVFKNPKFNMLTIRDDITLLKLATPARLSARVSPVCLPQPTDDFPGGMTCVTTGWGLTDPNASETPTVLQQAALPLLTNPQCKQYWGYRIADVMVCAGADGASSCMGDSGGPLVCQKDGVWNLVGIVSWGSSTCDPNMPGVYARVTKLRNWINSVLAAN; encoded by the exons AtggctctgctgtggctgctgaGCTGCCTGGCGCTTGCGGGCTCTGCCCGTGCCACCCTCTCCCTGGACA GCTGCGGTGTGCCCGCCATCGCACCCGTCATCCCTGGCTACAGCCGCATCGTCAATGGGGAGCCGGCGGTGCCAGGGTCCTGGCCATGGCAGGTCTCCCTCCAG CGCTATGATGGCTTCCACTTCTGCGGCGGGTCACTGATCAGCGAATACTGGGTGGTCACCGCTGCCCACTGCGGTGTCAG GACCACTGACACTGTGGTGGTGGGCGCATATGACCAGGCCTCACCCTCCCCTGATGAACAGAAGCTCACCATCGAGAAG GTCTTCAAGAACCCCAAGTTCAACATGCTGACCATCCGCGACGACATCACTCTGCTCAAACTGGCCACCCCAGCACGGCTGTCAGCCCGTGTGTCCCCTGTCTGCCTGCCTCAGCCCACCGATGACTTCCCAGGGGGCATGACCTGCGTCACCACCGGCTGGGGGCTCACTGACCCCAATG CCTCGGAGACTCCGACggtgctgcagcaggcagccctgcccctGCTCACCAACCCGCAGTGCAAGCAGTACTGGGGATACCGCATCGCTGATGTGATGGTGTGTGCCGGTGCTGATGGTGCCTCCTCCTGCATG GGCGACTCTGGGGGCCCGCTGGTGTGCCAGAAGGACGGTGTCTGGAACTTGGTGGGCATCGTctcctggggcagcagcaccTGCGACCCCAACATGCCCGGTGTCTACGCCCGCGTCACCAAGCTCCGCAACTGGATCAACTCCGTCCTGGCGGCCAACTGA
- the LOC128146324 gene encoding chymotrypsinogen 2-like isoform X2: MALLWLLSCLALAGSARCGVPAIAPVIPGYSRIVNGEPAVPGSWPWQVSLQRYDGFHFCGGSLISEYWVVTAAHCGVRTTDTVVVGAYDQASPSPDEQKLTIEKVFKNPKFNMLTIRDDITLLKLATPARLSARVSPVCLPQPTDDFPGGMTCVTTGWGLTDPNASETPTVLQQAALPLLTNPQCKQYWGYRIADVMVCAGADGASSCMGDSGGPLVCQKDGVWNLVGIVSWGSSTCDPNMPGVYARVTKLRNWINSVLAAN, translated from the exons AtggctctgctgtggctgctgaGCTGCCTGGCGCTTGCGGGCTCTGCCC GCTGCGGTGTGCCCGCCATCGCACCCGTCATCCCTGGCTACAGCCGCATCGTCAATGGGGAGCCGGCGGTGCCAGGGTCCTGGCCATGGCAGGTCTCCCTCCAG CGCTATGATGGCTTCCACTTCTGCGGCGGGTCACTGATCAGCGAATACTGGGTGGTCACCGCTGCCCACTGCGGTGTCAG GACCACTGACACTGTGGTGGTGGGCGCATATGACCAGGCCTCACCCTCCCCTGATGAACAGAAGCTCACCATCGAGAAG GTCTTCAAGAACCCCAAGTTCAACATGCTGACCATCCGCGACGACATCACTCTGCTCAAACTGGCCACCCCAGCACGGCTGTCAGCCCGTGTGTCCCCTGTCTGCCTGCCTCAGCCCACCGATGACTTCCCAGGGGGCATGACCTGCGTCACCACCGGCTGGGGGCTCACTGACCCCAATG CCTCGGAGACTCCGACggtgctgcagcaggcagccctgcccctGCTCACCAACCCGCAGTGCAAGCAGTACTGGGGATACCGCATCGCTGATGTGATGGTGTGTGCCGGTGCTGATGGTGCCTCCTCCTGCATG GGCGACTCTGGGGGCCCGCTGGTGTGCCAGAAGGACGGTGTCTGGAACTTGGTGGGCATCGTctcctggggcagcagcaccTGCGACCCCAACATGCCCGGTGTCTACGCCCGCGTCACCAAGCTCCGCAACTGGATCAACTCCGTCCTGGCGGCCAACTGA